The genome window ATACCTTCTAAAAATGCATCTGAAGATAAAATGCATCTGAAGATAAAACAAACCACAATGTATTGCATAATCCACTTGTATTGTGTGGTGATGAAACTAAATGTAAAAATATACTAAACAAAAAGGTGACAAGGTATGTACCTTTTCATCAATTGTTTTGTGTCCTTACAAAGATTTGGGAGTAGAGAACAGACGAAGTGCATCATTAAGTGTCTGAACATCATTTAGGAATTATATCATGATGGAGCAGTAGGCAGGGTTGAACAGTAGCTGATGCTTTGTTACCTGCTAGATATATATTCATCAGTATGCAACACTGGAAAGTGGAAAGACAGGATAAACAACACAAGTGGGCAGACTCAAGCATAAGTTTCACTCTATCCCTATGGTGAGTATGATCAGGGCATTTCATTGAGCATAAAAAGTAGCTTCGATGTGAACGTTTATAGCATAAATCTGAAAGCCTTTTTGTCAAGCTTCTTTTTCAAACTCAATATATATTGGTCTGGCCATAAGCAGATAATAACAATAAGCAGATAATATCATGTTCATTTACATAGAGAAGCTGCAAAATGTAACTTGCACGCCTTGCCATTTTACGACCGGATCATTTTACTGGATAATCAGACAAACGTTTCATAATTAACATATGAACAAAATTACAAAAAATGATATGGCTGAAACGAAACCTCTCAGTCAAGATTTAACAATTAATAAGGGTTTGTAATTTTAGGCTTTTAATCTGTTTAGTGATATAATGATATCTAGTAAGTGTGTGTACCTTGGAAAATCCTGGTCCAACAATAGGATCCTTGTACCAATAGAACATTCCTCCTTGAATATCCAGGCATAAATTGAGAGAAACAAAAATATATGCACATGGTCTACAGACCTCAGGGCACTTCAGTGTTCTTCCCATGGATTGTATTGCTTTATAGAACTTCTTGTGAACCTGAATTCGGATCAACCTTATGTTGCTTTACTGGATGAATTGAACAATTCAAAAATAGAAATGTTGTAACGCTTTCCATATATCTATTGTTTTAAGTAAAGATTTAGAAACTACTGGATTTtttttaaaatatatatatatatattaaagacATGAAAGGATGAGAAGAAGTTTGAGCTTGACATCACATATTCAACGTTCTCCCAACACACATACAACACAGGCTCTGCTTCAGTAGAAATAGAGTTCAGTAGTCGTTTAAGCAAACTGACTAACCAACACAGGATCTGCTTCAGTAGAAAAGCAAAGAGCACACGACCCAAACAAATGGTACCATCGAAGCGATGATACAAAACAATGAGCAGCAGCGAGCCTCAACCTGACAATAGCTTCTTGTCAGGGGATTGAAGCGCGACGAAGCCGAGCTTGGGCTTGGAGTACTTCCTGTACACCGCCTTCTGCTTGCTTTCCAGAGCCAGGGTATGGAAGCTGATAAGCCGCCTAGCGCATTCCCTGCGGTTACGGTTAAAAGCATCAtcctcagcaaccaacaagttacTCCTAGCCAAAGAATTGAAAAGTAATCTACATTGTTTTCAGCACACAGGATTGTTGTGAAATACCTGCAGAGATCATCAAGCAGCTCTTACGGCGGCAGCTGCCCCCTCGATGAAGACCGGTTCAGTCCCCCGCCACCCGCCATCGTCATCCACCGGCCAGCGCGCCTTCTAAGCGCCTGTTTGTTTGAGATAAGAGTTTGGTTGTGAGCAGTTAGTTCGGAGAAGTTCGTAGGCAGTCGCGGACGATGATGGAGAGGTTGAGCGCCTTAACGACGCGGTCGGAGAAGTCGGGGACGAGGCAGACGAGCGGGGGCCGCGCGAGGGGCGAGTCCCGACTCCCGAGATCCGAAGAGCAAGcatgagggagaggggagggtgcCGGGATGGAGATCGCGGGGGTGCGGCTGAGGTCGACGCCACGACAACGGCGAGGGTGCAGGGAGGTAATCGCGATCTGCGGGGGCCGGCTGCGGCTCGTGCGGAGGAGGGGGGGGCAGGAGGCGGCGGGACGATGGGGTGCTCGCACGGTTGGACGATGGGGGCGGGGCGATGCGTGGGGGTGAGAGTGCGCGCATCGGACGCATCAGACGGCTGAGAGACTCTAAAGTGTATTGGACGGTTGAGATCGTCAGAAGGCAGAACAAGcagaggcagcctaccccttagagccttaataggtagtatagattttagctaggcgtaaggtgcacgtgggaatgagaatgagaTTTACGGGGAGGGGGTAATGAGAATGGCAGAACATGGAATGGCAGCCGGGAATGAGaattggcagaacacggaatggcagcaaggaatgggaatgggctttgcggggaggggggaatgagaaagacagtgcggggagggggaatgagaatgacAGAACATTGCCATGTTTCCACTTCGATTCCTAGATCAATAAATACAATGCTAGATTGCTAGTGCTATGAAATTATACTAAATCAAGAGAGAGATGAAAACCTCATACTACAACATAATACAATGGATGTAGGTATCACTCATCGCTATGCTCCTCAACAAAAATCAGCTGGTAGCTGCCGCAGTTAGCTTGTACTTAAGGTATGCTCTGATAAAGGGATCTAGCTCTCCATCCATTACGCCAGTGATGTCCGACGTCTCACACCCTGTCCTGACATCCTTGACGAGCTTGTAGGGGTGGAAGACGTAGTTGCGTATCTGCTGCCCCCACTCTGCCTTCACAATGTCTCCACGGATCTGCTTGATTTCTGATGCACGCTGCTCCAGGGCGATCACCAGCAGCTTCGCTTTGAGCCGGCTGAGGGCCTTTATTTTGTTGGCCAGCTGGCTCCTCTCCTCTGCAAAGTTGGACATTAAAAACAAATGCCAGATTTATCTCGTATTACCTGCAGTTACTTTGACTTCTTGATTTCAATTTTCAAAGATATTTCAGACATCCTGGCTACACAAAGTTGTAAATAGCTTTTCTGCAAGAGTGGCAATCCAGCATTGGTAAAAGCTAAGATTTTACCTATCAACTATGGTCACGATTCAGGGGTAGGAAGTTCTGGTACTTTCAGGAGGGCATCAATTAGTTTTTCACATCTTTTGCTTACCACCAATTCATTTACTACTTTTTTTTGCTTTTTTTGTAATCGATTGCCTAAGATCCAATGTACATAGAGAAGACTGAGTATGTGTTGTTCACCACAATGCAAATGCAAACTGGTGTGAAATTATACCTGAGCAGCGAACTGCAATTCCagttggaatatgaaccatgcgaaCAGCCGTTTCCACCTTGTTCACGTTCTGGCCTCCTTTACCTCCAGCTCTTGTGAAGCTTATCTCCAGGTCCTCTTCAGGTATGTCCACAGCCATGGATTCCTCTGGTAGAAGAGGCATAACCTCAACACCAGCAAAGCTTGTCTGCATAAAGTAGCACATATAGCAGAAAACTGAAAATTAGAAAGGTACAATATCTTTAACTTAGACAAAATGTTGATAAATTTACAGAATTAGAACAGTGCAATGCAAATATTACCTGCCGAAGCCCTTTAGCATTAAATGGTGATTGACGAACAATCCTGTGTGTCCCTTTCTCGCCAGAGAGATAGCCATAAGCATATCTCCCCTCTAGTTCAACAGTTGCTGATTTTATACCGGCCTGTTCACCAGGTGATTTCTCAACTACTCGTGTCTTATAACGCTGCTTCTCTCCCCATCTTACATACATCCTTAGTAACATGTCAGCCCAATCCTGCATAGATCAAACAATTTTTTTAGTAGGATACAAGCACACAGAGTAAGCAAACAAATGCTTTTAAATGAAAATTTTGGTCATCGACATTCTTTCATGAGGTCAGTACATAACTATATTTTTTCACAACCATGCCAGACAGATCCATATAATtaataggtgagtgcccgtgcgttgcaacggaaccgctACATTGCAGCCATATACGTGTGTTGCTATGGTTTCTATATATCACATATGTCGATCTTGTTTAAATGGGTGTTGTGGAAAACTGGCAATCATTTTTAAGTAGCAATATACTATATGTTACCATGAAGCACTGGTTTCGTACAACAATAACGAAATGTTATTGTTAAGTAGCAATACCCATAAATTAGCACTAAGATGAACGACAATTGCTCAACTCGGTTTTATCCTGTGAAATAGAATACAACAAAATTACCATTCTAAGCAAACAAAGCTTCAGAGTCCACAATAATATCATCAGTTCACTACTACAGGTGCCATAAGGTAGAAAGCAATAAAGGCTAACACAAAGTTTCAAATCACATGCACTGCATGATAAAAATAAGTTACCGCAAAAACAGATGGTACAAGCATTGTGCCATTGTAGACCTTATATTGGGATAAGAACACAGACTCCTATCTCATCTCATAAGTTAAAGGCTTCATACCGCGAGATAGGAGCAGAGCCCACAAGGGACGCCTTTGCCACTATCTCTTCGGTCACCACCCCTCCGCGGTGGGCGTGAAGACGACATTTGGAAAAGAAATTCAAAACCCGCAATCTGCTCCACAACTAAACACCTAAATAGAAGGGATCTTGTAGCTCCACAATCAGCTAATATGTGCAAGCAGGTTCTTTTGGAAAAGAAATTCAAAACCCAAGAATAACATAGGTTGTTTGCTTAGTACCTCCATCCGGTTTTGACTTTTGTCACAACCAACAAAATGAAGACCATCAATTTCAAGCATGGGAACAAAACAGGGATTGAcctataataaataaataaataaataaagaaaagaaaCAAGTAATAAGTTCCAAGCATATTATTACAATGCACATAAAAAATAATAACTAATAGGATGTTTATAAACAAAGATTGATGACAAACCCCATATCTATGATGATAACGCTCATCTACATGTGGAGAACTTATGTACCTAAAAGTTCCAATCAATAGTCTACCGGCTGCAGCAGCTTCCCGAGCGAGGTCCGCTCCACCGTGTCAAGACCACAACCATGGATGCACACATTAACTTTCTATGATTCATTCTTCTGCAGACTCGAAACGTTATCAGTTCCAGCAAAACACTGAAAGAAAGATAGATGTAGCTTTGGCCAACGACAACTCTTGAGGCTCTAGGATAAAGTTCAAGCAATCTCATAAGCAGTACTTGAGCAGTATACAACAACACAAATGCCATGCAACGGAGACAAAAATTAGTCTGCATATACATCCTTATGCTAGTGAAAGACTGATTATCACCTCAACATTAGCATAGTTGATGTGAGAAACCAATATTGATCTAAGCAGCAGCAAGCAAGCTAACAAATCTTGATTGTGTTTGATAGAACAAAAACCTTATTACTATTTTTAAATTTGTTTTCATTCAGTAATCACTTAACCAAAGGACGAATAAAGCTTCAGCACAAATTTTCCTCTCTCAATTTTCATTTTTACCAATTTGTAAAAGGTTGCAGGAACCAGCAGTGTAAATTAACAAGCCACTATAAAGGCATACAAAAGAACTAAATATGGTAACAAGTTAAAGTGTGCAATATCGATGGGGAGATAGCTTAATGTTGTGCAGCTTACATCTGAGAACCCGACCACTCTGCAGTTCCAATCTGCAAAAATAGCTTTACATTATACTCTATATTCAGATAGCACATGAAGTAAAAGCACAGGGCCATAAGAAGATGAGAATGTTGGTATTTTCCTATCAGTCAAAGCAAACATCCTATCAAATATTTCCCTACCAAGCAAAGCAAACATCCTATCAAATCTTTCTCTAATAGGCAAATCAAATATCCTACACATTCCTACATTAGGTTTCAATTACAGAAAAATAATTTGGAGCATCAATTGTGTGAAATATAGTTGTGAGCTCGTTTTTCAAATATCATGATTGTCAACTACAACAGAATGGTTTGTCTAGTTCACCTGTTTGTAACTTACATCAAAGTTCTATTTTCTCTACAGTAGAGTTCGACAAAAAGATTAGAAGATCACTATAAGAAAACAGATAACAAGCACATAGAAAAGTTATATGGACTTAACCATAACTGTTTTGTAGTCATGGTTTCCTAATACACCGCATGCATACATATGCCATGACTACACTATTTTTCTAAAACAAAACAATTAACACAGTTTAGCAAATAAAGGAAACTGTACCTTGAAGGTGCTTCGGTTCTTGATCATCGGATCATCACTAACAAAGCTTCGCAATTGACCTACTATTTAAGGATTTATCTTTTGCAGGTCACATATAGATGGAGATTGCCGCACAAGCGGCGTTAAATTATCTATGCACCAGTTAGGAAGTAGCAGTAACAAGCTTATTGACTCCAGTCTAAAATGTAGGGAAAAAGAAACGATTAGCGACTGGTTGAGGGTCAACAACACATCATTGTATCATCATAAATAAAAAAAATGTGGAGCTCACCTGGAGCTTCTTGATAGCTGAGCCATCCTTGTTAAACTATAACTCATTAGCTGCTTTTACTCTTAAGTTCACCTTCCTTTGAAGGCGCACATTCTTCCCTATTGGAGAAGCCATAAGGCCGACCGTAGAAGTGGTGTGTGCGGTTAGACACATAAATTAGTCGATAAAAAACATATATTACCATCGATTTCAATATCTCATAATTGTGGCATTGACTTGACTGCCAAACAATATAGAAACAGATGAATTCAATATAATTGTGGCTTCAAAAAACATCCACTAAAGGTAGCTTTTAAGAGTATGATAAAACCAAATGGTCAAGGCATAATAATAAGTTTATTCAATGGTTATATCTAACAACAATCGAATTCATCTTAAGAGTATGATAAAACCAAATGGTCAAGACATAACAATAATAACTTTTAAGAGTACGCTGCATGTAAAAATCTAGTGATGCAGTGAATATAACTCACTGCAGGCCACATGTCTCACTACAGATGAAGGCAaacaaaaaagaaaattacaccaAGAGAATAAATAATCAAGcatacaaaaataaaaataaagaGACATTAGGGTTTAACTCTCTGCATTGTGATTTAAGTCTGTGATACTTTTAAGTGCTGATCTGAATATAATTCTCTGCAATGTGATTTAAGTCTGTTATACTTTTAAGCGCTGATCTGAGTATAACACTAATCAGGAAAAACTTGTTCTAAATATACCACTGGTCTGAGTATACCACTAATCAAGAAAAACTTGTGTGATACTGCTATGAGTTCGAATGAAGAGACGAGAAAATTACCTGGGAGAGCGCCGAGAAGCCATAGATCGAACAGATGCACGTAAACAGCTAGCAAGAAATGGGAAGTAATCAGTAAAAATGCATTTAAGTCATGGAATGAGTCACTTAAAAGATTTAGTGCTACTGCTATGAGTACATCGCAAGAAAAAATTTAGTGCTGATTTGAATATAACTCACTGCAATGTGATTTAAGTCTCAGATTTTTGAACAGGGCTAGAGTAACTATTCTAGTATTAAATATGCTTACTAATTCACAATTGCACGACACAAATATCAGTAGAATATATATAAAAGGTTTACGTTATTGTTTTTCCCCTTTTAAATTCGAGAGCATGTTTAACTCACATGAAAGAATGAAGGTTTATCTGAGTGAAAAAATTACCTAAGAACATAAATATCAGCTGGTTCATCTATATCCAGCCATTCTTCAATATCCAATTCATTGGGTTGACATACGTCTCAATGTTCCATGTTCCTACACAGATCATGTATTATCAAGACTTTGCGGATTAAATGATAGAACATCACTCCAAACTACAAACTACAGAATAATAAGTAGCATGCTTTTACATATTTCAGCTGGCCAACAAGTAGCAGCTGAGTCTGATTGCTGCTACTGGCATGTCACCACCATATCAGGAATTCCGGATTCAGGAGTAAGTGAGTAGCAGGAATGCGAATTCAGTCCAAAGAAATTATGGGAGAAGAAACGATGTTATTAGACCGACTAAATCTGTATGCATGGTGTCTGTACCAGAGCTCTCTAACGTCAACATACTGGGCACGAAGGATCTCTGATTTCTGCCTTCTATGCCTGCATGGTGCAACCTTCATTTGACTCTCTGAGTGGCAAAGTAGACTACATTAGCATACGTACAGGGCGGCACGTAGGCCAATGAACGACGACCACAATCTAAAAGACACTCCATCCCGTGAGGGAGTTATTATACCAGTCAGGGAGGATACCGCATTACCATTGCTATCAAATGATCAACTACCTTTAACTCTACTATAGTCAGGTGCCCGTATATTGTTACTTCACATCATGCTTGTTAAGACGCATAATTGCATCCATGTTTGCTAGTAGAAACTTCTCCATTTTGAAGTATAGTGAATGGTAGTTGCAATTCTTTAGTATTCGTCAAAATAAATATGCCATGAATTTTTAGATCGAGGGGTTTGTAGACTCACTCATCTTGGTCAATACCAGAGCCATTCATTGCTGGTGTGTGTCACTCTTGGATTGCGCCGACCCATAGATGAAGAAATCTGAGAGTGATATTTTCCTGTGGCGGGAGGCGAGGAACCGGCCACCGTTCCGAGAGGAGGTGACCTTGTTGCTGCGGCTGTCATGGCGTGCTGACGATGAGTAGTGGCACAGGTCCGTCTACGAGGTGGAGCACGTCATGTTATCCTGGAAGGAACATGGCGACATTTGGATTGCAACGACGGGTCGCTCACGAATTTGCAAAGCGATAGGATGGCAGGTCGAGCAATAAGTTGAATATAACTCACTGCATTGTGATTTAAGTCTCAGGTTTTTGAACAGGGCTAGAGTAACTATTCTAGTATTAAATATGCTTACTAATTCATAATTGCACGACTTAAGCATGAGTGTGGACGCCTACGTTAGGGTCTTAAGGAGTAGTAAAGACTTACCTCGACAAAGACAAATTATAATTGTGAGCAGTAGCTCCCCGGATGATAGGCGCACAACACCTGCATGAGGTTTCAGGACTGTACCTGATAGAAATGTATAACGCTGCTATCTAGAGCAGGTGCTAACCTGATAGGGAGTGAGCTGGACAGGAAACTGAAGTTTGTTGAAGCCGGTCACTACTGAGTAATGATGACAAGTATATCATCTCGAAGAATAACAAGGACCAACATGTTTGCCACTACTGAAGCTAGCATATCCTCTGGTCCACTTCAAAGTACCGATGGCTCGCCTTTTCTGCTGAATTATTGCTGCCCGAAGACCCCTGCTTCTTTTTATAGCAATAGCAAAGCAGGGGGGAGGCATGACAACACAAACTTCAGAAAACCCTATCTAAACAGAGCAATGGAGAGAGTACCTGGGGTGGAAGAGCAGAAGTCAGCAGACCAAGTTAACCAAGCTGGTCTAGCTGATGAGAGTACCACAGTACCGTGGCTGAAGTTGGGTCTTGATGCGCCAAAAAGTGAAGAAGTCAAGCCTCAAGAGGTGAAACCAGTGGGCACTCCACATAGGACTTTCTCCTGCAACTACTGCATGAGAAAGTTTTTCAGTTCGCAGGCTCTCGGTGGGCACCAGAATGCGCACAAGAGGGGAGGTGTGCAGCAAGAAAGACATACAGACTTCAGATGATGATGGGCCTTCCTCCATCCGCTTCCTTTCTCCATCCTTCGAGAGTGAACTCGCACTCCACGATTCTGAAGGGTCATGGTGAAAGAGCTGCGGTTCCCGTAGCAAGATTCGACGGAGGCCGAATGAGTGGCTGGATGCCTTTTGCAGTTGAAGAACCTGGAGGGTTAGTATGGCCAGGAAGCTTCACAGCAAGTTCAGATGAGTCCAAGAAGCAAATGGAGAAAAATCTTGACCTAACCCTACGTTTGTAAATTAAACTGTAATAAGAAGTAGGTCATCATATGTAAGCATTTTATGATTCGACCAGACGAGGGAAGGCCTGCAGGAGAACCACTCGGGGCTCGACCGGCGGTCACTCGCGGTCTCGCGCAGTCGGCCGTAATTTCACAGCAAAAAAACACAACGGAAGCCAACAAATTTCCCTGCCTCCGCAGCATTTGAGATTGAGAAAAGCCCTAGGTGGACATTTTGTCAATCAGACTGAAGAACCCTAATTATGTGGCTGCTCTACTGCGGGGCACGAGGAGCAGAGGGGAACCCAGGGAGGTGGAGGCGCCCGCGGGTGTGTGGATGAGGATCTGTCGTCGCGGTTGGGGAAGGTCCTGCGTTGCGCGAGCGTGGGCGAGGAGCAGAGCGCATCGAGCGGCACCACACCGCACCCAACCTCATCCCTGTCACCGTCGGTTGCGCTAGGAGGAGTGGGAGATGAGGAGGTGAGAGGAGGCGGCAACCATGTCACGGTGGAGGCTGGTCGGGGAGGCGAGGACGCGTGGTTGTGGGCGGCTGGGGAGGTGGAGCAGAGGCGGAGGGAGAGGCGGTGAGGGCGCCGAGCGCAGAGACGCCTACGTTAGGGAAGGAGTTGGAGCGGGAGGggagtggaggaggtggtggaagtGGTCGCGACGCGCACGGCCCGCAAGCAGAGGCGACGGACGAACGGTGATGATTTGACGCATATAGATGGACGGTGTAGATTGGCTGAAGGCAGAAcaggggaggcagcctaccccttagagccttaataggtagtatatatatatatatatatatatatatatatatatatatatatatatatatatatatatatatatatatatatatgcaaatGACATGAACCACACCAGCCACCTCCCTCCTCTGTCTCTCTACGTACCATACCAACAACACGACCCATCTATCTTCTCCATCTCTACATTCAATGGCAACTAGACCTGTACTCTTCATCCAAGTCCGAACCCCGCCTTTTCTCCACAGTGAACCAATCTATCAATGGGTTTGATGTGTTGCTATACGGGAATATATGTACATGTAATGAGAAAACCAGCCAGCCGTGTTTACCTATTCCCTGAACACCACCACAGGGAGCCTTTCTTCAGGAGTTGAAGTCATCACTTTGGAAAGCGAGGCATGAGAATTGCTTAAGCTTGGATCAAATGGTTCTAGAGATGTTGCGGTAGGAGGAGCCTAAGTGACGCGATGGGAAGGGGGAAATGCTGTGATACTATAGAGGGACAGATTTGTTGGTGAAATGTTGGCATGTGGTGACACTAACAGGGCCAGCGAACTGAGTGCCGGACCTCAAGAGCTGGAGACAGCATAGTGCCTCACGGAATAGCGCAAGACCTGCAAGCTAGGGCAGACCATCTCCTTCACTCTCGTGCCGTCCTTGTAAATCTTGAAGCTTGGGACTACTCGCACGTTCTCCGCGCTTGCTACCAGAGGGCGCTCGTCAACGTTTACCTGCAGGGTCGGATACAGACGACTGATTATAAATCTGGAAACTGATAGCAGGTGAAATTAGTTTCAGCAAAAAAATGATTGTGAGATACGTCATGTGCAATATACCTTCAGGAAATTCAATGCAGGGCACTCGGAGCAAAGGGAGTCCACAGACGGGGTAATTTGTGCACATTGCTTGTTCATTGTAGCCATGAAGTAAAGAACGGATACACCTGGGGAAAAAATGCCACACAAACAACATTCACTCCATTTACTGAACTGAACATGTACTATGCATATCAAACAACATTGATATATTTGCATGTGGACATACCTGGTTAACTGTCCACTTCTTAGCACAACAAGAACCAAGAAGGAGGTGAAATGCCTACAACAGGCTAGGTGCATGTAGAGGAGAAACTCACCAGGTGAACGGATAacatcttggagttgctctaagctgATAATTTCTTCAACTACCCCTCCAAACTTCATATTAGATACCACCTCTCCACGGGCTGTCTTTAATGCAACTTGGGCATGGAACAAGGACTCTGCAACCTCAGTGTCACCAGGAAGATCCTTGCGAAGCACCTCGTAGTCCCGCACACAGTCCGCCCAGCGCTCAAGCTGATACAATGTTAGCTGAAGGTGTCAATAACAAAACCGGTGCATAATCGTGGACGTGACGACGCACGTAAGGAATCCTTACCTTTGCATATGACGCCGCACGCCTTAGCAGAGCCTTTGTGTAGTTAGGCTGGACTCTTAGGGCCTCGCTGCAGTCCTCAACAGCTTTTGCCCACCGACCCAGCTTTGACCAGCAAGCTGCCCGGTTGCAGTATAGCACTGGATTAGAAGGCTCATATTTCAGCCCTTCACCATAGGCTAGCGACGCCTCAGCAAACTTGCCTGCCTTAAAAAGGTCATTCCCCCGGGCTCGAGCCAATGCGACTAATCTCACGTTGTTTAGGATCACTTCAACCTCTGAGCTCACGCCATCAATAAGCTTAGCCTTCTCAGCCAGTGCGACAGCTGAATCGAACCTGCAGAAACAGGTCTCAATCATTGTGTCACTAGAACCAAGGAAAGAAGGCGACAAAGCACGATTCCCAAGGCTCGGTATTCGTACCTTCCAAATGTCACGTTGACCTTGGCTTGGACGATATGGACATAAGAGTCAGCTGACATGCCTGAGACTCTGGTTGGCGTCGAAGGCAACGACGCGTCATCCAGTTTCAACAAGCTTGTAATAGTCAAATCAGCTTCCTCTAATTTGTGCAACCAAAGCAACGCTTCTGACCTCAAGGCAAGAAGCTGCAGCGCGAAGTCCGGTTCCAATTTGAATGACTCAGGTCACCAGGAAAATGCATCATCTTCTCAAACGAAAAAACTGTAATGAAGGGTTACCAATCGAGAGGAGTCCGCTCCAACAGCGATGGCTGCGTCGGCTTCCCTGAGTGCACTCTTCCAGTCTCCAATTTTCCTTGCATCCATGCATCTGCCTTGATGGATCTCTACCTCATGCAGCTTCTGCCACTCAGCCGGATCAGACTGGTTTGCACTTCCAGCCAGTGTGAAGTGCGTCTTTGCCTTCTCAACCATCCCAAGCCTGCAATATGGTCAGTCCGTCAGTCAATGTGCAACCGAGAAAAACTTCCATTTTCGATTGTGCAGTCGTAAACATCAACACCGCCAGGACCGCTGTTCATCGAGTACACAATTATCCCCCGTCGTGGTCAAAGCACAATCGATCATGCAGGAAAGCAGTCCCTATCAGCTGCATTGTGTGATGTTAAGTCCACATTAACCCACTGCAACATACTACTAACTATAAAGACGCAAACTTTCTCATGCATGTTCCTCATGTAATCACAGGAACAGAGCTTTTACTTCCAAGACAAGAAAACAAACGGTAATGATCAGCAACGTAATCTGGTAAACATGGCGCAAGGAACTGAATGAAAAGGAGCAGCATATTGGATTTGCACGCAAGCAAGGCGGATACAAGGATGCGAGGTCCTGTGGGCGCAATTCCATTCGATTCAATTTCCGGTGCAGAAGAGCAGGAGAACAGGCTTACAGGCACCGCAGACAAGACAAGCGAAGGAGAAAATCTCACCTGAGGCATAAGCCGGCGAGGCGGCCGTGCGCGCGGCCGCTGGCCGGATCGAGGCGGACGGCCTCCTCACACTCGCGGAACGCTTCTGCTAGGCGCCCGAGCCCGATGAGCGCGGCGGCGCGGTTGCCGCGGCACGCGGCGCTGTCGGGGCACAGCGCCACGGCACGGTCGT of Zea mays cultivar B73 chromosome 8, Zm-B73-REFERENCE-NAM-5.0, whole genome shotgun sequence contains these proteins:
- the LOC100193843 gene encoding TPR repeat-containing thioredoxin TTL1 — protein: MAEADLTLHDAGGGARDKPDRKADVFADLGSPVSPLRLRPAATPSTSSSSSGSAKSPAPGNAAAGRGGRGNHSGELAQESTNPPGHRRAGSGPLIFSGASSSTTASSPLTNALPTGNICRVAGAAAAAAATQPPRARPAVLGSGTGHYGHGSIMRRGGGATPARTSGDAAPLLHGHGSNSSRSRSPASCPAPAPPATSGGLQEITRAGNEWYKKGRHADALRHYDRAVALCPDSAACRGNRAAALIGLGRLAEAFRECEEAVRLDPASGRAHGRLAGLCLRLGMVEKAKTHFTLAGSANQSDPAEWQKLHEVEIHQGRCMDARKIGDWKSALREADAAIAVGADSSRLLLALRSEALLWLHKLEEADLTITSLLKLDDASLPSTPTRVSGMSADSYVHIVQAKVNVTFGRFDSAVALAEKAKLIDGVSSEVEVILNNVRLVALARARGNDLFKAGKFAEASLAYGEGLKYEPSNPVLYCNRAACWSKLGRWAKAVEDCSEALRVQPNYTKALLRRAASYAKLERWADCVRDYEVLRKDLPGDTEVAESLFHAQVALKTARGEVVSNMKFGGVVEEIISLEQLQDVIRSPGEFLLYMHLACCRHFTSFLVLVVLRSGQLTRYVHMQIYQCCLICIVHVQFSKWSECCLCGIFSPGVSVLYFMATMNKQCAQITPSVDSLCSECPALNFLKVNVDERPLVASAENVRVVPSFKIYKDGTRVKEMVCPSLQVLRYSVRHYAVSSS
- the LOC100193843 gene encoding TPR repeat-containing thioredoxin TTL1 isoform X2, which translates into the protein MAEADLTLHDAGGGARDKPDRKADVFADLGSPVSPLRLRPAATPSTSSSSSGSAKSPAPGNAAAGRGGRGNHSGELAQESTNPPGHRRAGSGPLIFSGASSSTTASSPLTNALPTGNICRVAGAAAAAAATQPPRARPAVLGSGTGHYGHGSIMRRGGGATPARTSGDAAPLLHGHGSNSSRSRSPASCPAPAPPATSGGLQEITRAGNEWYKKGRHADALRHYDRAVALCPDSAACRGNRAAALIGLGRLAEAFRECEEAVRLDPASGRAHGRLAGLCLRLGMVEKAKTHFTLAGSANQSDPAEWQKLHEVEIHQGRCMDARKIGDWKSALREADAAIAVGADSSRLLLALRSEALLWLHKLEEADLTITSLLKLDDASLPSTPTRVSGMSADSYVHIVQAKVNVTFGRFDSAVALAEKAKLIDGVSSEVEVILNNVRLVALARARGNDLFKAGKFAEASLAYGEGLKYEPSNPVLYCNRAACWSKLGRWAKAVEDCSEALRVQPNYTKALLRRAASYAKLERWADCVRDYEVLRKDLPGDTEVAESLFHAQVALKTARGEVVSNMKFGGVVEEIISLEQLQDVIRSPGEFLLYMHLACCRHFTSFLVLVVLRSGQLTRCIRSLLHGYNEQAMCTNYPVCGLPLLRVPCIEFPEGKR
- the LOC100193843 gene encoding TPR repeat-containing thioredoxin TTL1 isoform X1, encoding MAEADLTLHDAGGGARDKPDRKADVFADLGSPVSPLRLRPAATPSTSSSSSGSAKSPAPGNAAAGRGGRGNHSGELAQESTNPPGHRRAGSGPLIFSGASSSTTASSPLTNALPTGNICRVAGAAAAAAATQPPRARPAVLGSGTGHYGHGSIMRRGGGATPARTSGDAAPLLHGHGSNSSRSRSPASCPAPAPPATSGGLQEITRAGNEWYKKGRHADALRHYDRAVALCPDSAACRGNRAAALIGLGRLAEAFRECEEAVRLDPASGRAHGRLAGLCLRLGMVEKAKTHFTLAGSANQSDPAEWQKLHEVEIHQGRCMDARKIGDWKSALREADAAIAVGADSSRLLLALRSEALLWLHKLEEADLTITSLLKLDDASLPSTPTRVSGMSADSYVHIVQAKVNVTFGRFDSAVALAEKAKLIDGVSSEVEVILNNVRLVALARARGNDLFKAGKFAEASLAYGEGLKYEPSNPVLYCNRAACWSKLGRWAKAVEDCSEALRVQPNYTKALLRRAASYAKLERWADCVRDYEVLRKDLPGDTEVAESLFHAQVALKTARGEVVSNMKFGGVVEEIISLEQLQDVIRSPGVSVLYFMATMNKQCAQITPSVDSLCSECPALNFLKVNVDERPLVASAENVRVVPSFKIYKDGTRVKEMVCPSLQVLRYSVRHYAVSSS